The window AAAATCTCGCAGCTAGCAAGCGATAGAATCACACCCCGCTGGTAGAGGGGATAAAGGAAATTCCGTAAGCGCGGGATCAATATGTGTGAGCAAACctactttctttttaagGTAAAAGCTGAAAAGAAGGGGTGCACGTGGAAtaaaagggaagagagatAGAGGGTTGGAACAAGAGCAAAGTCTGCCCATCTAGTAATATTACAACTATTCTCTCTAAAAGTTTAAGAAAATGAAAcagaaaggaagaggccaCACTAATATTACATGATGGCCTCAAAAAGTGATACTGTAGGTATGCTATGTTGAAGACAATAAATGAAGCACACACGTCTCATCCCATCGTTAAAGAGGTTGGCTTACACCCGAGGtcaagaaaaggggggcagCAAAAAAGGCACCCCATTCATCCAATAGTCCTCCGGAGgaataccaaaaaaaagcaacCAAGAGTTAATTATGTTCCcgccctcttttctttttcatcgtGTACAGaaccaaagaagaaaacatcCCCGGATATCCCTCCCAGTGGTTCTCCGTAGCAGAAGCTTTTTCATATACCGCGTTATAATCTCCGTCCCGCTTCATTGCCAATAGCTTCAGGTGGCGTAGTCCCTATTTCGTATTTTCGTGccaaaataataaaaatgcgTAATCAATGCGTAAGAACCCTCACTGCCTGCAGTATTAGGCCAAAAATCAATCCCCTGGCAATCTCCTCGATCTGCAAACAGTCAAACACACGTCCGAGGGCCTCGCCTGTGGCCGACTGCCCCATCACGCCCATCAGCGCGGCCGGCACCCCGCTCTGTATTAGCAGCCTACGTGCCTTTACGGccagctctctcttctcttcttccgtcGACTGTGCTGGCCAGGATTCTTGCTCCTGTTCCGTGGGCATGGTATTCTCGCGTATTTTGCGCAACCCTGTCGCGATCCCTGCGTCGGACGTGTTGGCGTCTATCACAGATGACTGGATAAGAGACTGTACGGTCAAGAGAGAAGGGTTTCCAGGGCGTAGCAGGAACGACTTCGCGGCCGTGAGGAGTGTTCGCCGGATGTTCCAAGCTGAAGAGAGAGTGTACATCTCATTAATGACAGCAAAGATGAGCTCAACAGCTACCCGAGTTTCAGGTTCCGTTAGCTGAGCATATTGCCGGGCAGGCTTCGCTGGACTCTTCTTTCCCGATAACGCCGGCGCGGACGCGGACGCGCTCAGTACCTGCGAGCTGTTGTTACGGCTCTGATCCTCCACGAAACTCGCGTTTCTACGCAACTTCGTTTCAAAGTCGTTTGCCTGCGATTCATAGTCATCGCTAATCTcatctggcggcggcggaagCTTTGTAAAATCTAGACTTATTGATGATGGTGACCGGAGAGCGGCCAAGCTGGAGGCTCTGCTGTGCTCTCTGCTCTGTCGAGCGCTTACTGAAGTGGATATCGAGTCAACTCGGCCTCTCTGGCCCAACCGTAGATCTGTCTCGCTGTTGTTGGGAGATTGGACGAAGCTTGGCATTCGCTCTACTCTGCCCGGCTGTGTCGCAATGACGGATGATCTCTGACTATCGAGACTGGCGCGTTCCGACCTCGCGGGTGATCGTGCAATGCTATCGACTCGGCTGCCCGTTATCGACGATGTGGATAACCGGTTTGGGTTCGGGGGAGTAAGGTCGATGGATTGAGTGGTCGACTTTCGACCCAGGCCGCCAAAGTGACCAAAGACACCGCTGACGCCGCCGACAAGAGTCTTTCCACCTTCTACGGCTCCTTTTGGACCAATGGACAGCACCTCAAGCATATTCTTGCCCACCGTCTCCCAGCCAAATGACTTGGAGTTGCCATGCGTGTGTCCCTGTGATTTTTCGAGGAATCGCTTCATTCCCTCGCTTTCTGCCAAAGCTTGATACCAACAAGCATCTCGTAGATACCTCTCCAGTTCACCACGAAGAGACTCTCGGGTGTGAACCTTCCAGCTTGGCAGCTCCTTGTGAAGCTCCATGAAGGCTGTGGCACCGGATACGGCTGCAATTCGTCTCAGGATCTCGTGAAGAGTCTCAAAATCCGAATACCGCCTTACAATCATCCAACCGGGATAGTGAGAAGATGACGGCTCTACCTGAATCAGGTAGTCTACGGTCGGCTTGCTTCGAATCTTCCCCGTGTCGCCCGAGCCATCGTCGTTTAGAGTGAATGAAGCGTTGTGCAAAGTAAGCGGTTCCTTTCTCGgtgcctcttcctcgtccaCTACTGGTTGGCCTGGCGGGACAATCTGATCGAAGCTTGTAAATGACTGCTCTTTGTTTTCCTGTGGAGATGATTCTTGGCTAGCGGAATCGGCTGTAGACCGCGGCGTATGGGGAGTGTAGATTGTATCGCTCTTGGATGAGACGCCGTCTACCGATGCTCCTCCGGGCGAGAATCTGTTAGATGTCGGTGAAAATGCTTCCTCATTTTTTTGAGCTTCCGCATCTCGAGTTGCCATATCCATGCTCTGCTTTGAGCGTTCAGATGCTTCGGTCAACGTCGAGGCCCTTTTCCGTCGCGCTTCATCCTCTGCTATCATGGCATTCATTCGTTTCATTTCCTCCATGGCTCCCTCTAGTTCCTCGTCTGCCTTGCTTAGTTTTTTCTTGTGAGACGTCTCCTTGCGCCGAGTCTGGCCTTGATCGTTACTACCGCGCCGGGGTTTTGCGATGCCGACATTGCCAACGTTGCCATCTAGGTCGGCGAAGACATTGTTGGCCACATCGCGGCCGGTCTGCATCCCGACGTCAATTGCTTGATTCAGATTCGGTTCGCCCGCTTCT is drawn from Trichoderma asperellum chromosome 4, complete sequence and contains these coding sequences:
- a CDS encoding uncharacterized protein (EggNog:ENOG41~TransMembrane:3 (i83-104o110-127i241-266o)), translated to MSSIASDLAQRRDDSAEQASAESTSRVETTHTSDDAPPDYNNDNDDDYESKNLECESKPLFADANGGNQAAPEVTFASRAIQFFATATPSTLAGLGVGVSAVTYAVLGRLGLVLIGAFGGVVSFIIWESKHPELAKAIRGEESTKVLDRVWADLTSARSLETPDDEDEDQNRIKSFDDFRPETKEALSGLVDAIIQNYIKWWYNPIVPSDHAFPLACRKSITSFVLAISNRMTRKRPADAFLDLLTNSTSMIIVFLSELAAAFAALPPDANLTAADTIYNYLAENPDSRLANLLNQRQQATKFKMVSEDLLGFLDKNAYNCDPARIFLREILANSVFEQTLQQCSRAEWINGWIVYLLEAGEPNLNQAIDVGMQTGRDVANNVFADLDGNVGNVGIAKPRRGSNDQGQTRRKETSHKKKLSKADEELEGAMEEMKRMNAMIAEDEARRKRASTLTEASERSKQSMDMATRDAEAQKNEEAFSPTSNRFSPGGASVDGVSSKSDTIYTPHTPRSTADSASQESSPQENKEQSFTSFDQIVPPGQPVVDEEEAPRKEPLTLHNASFTLNDDGSGDTGKIRSKPTVDYLIQVEPSSSHYPGWMIVRRYSDFETLHEILRRIAAVSGATAFMELHKELPSWKVHTRESLRGELERYLRDACWYQALAESEGMKRFLEKSQGHTHGNSKSFGWETVGKNMLEVLSIGPKGAVEGGKTLVGGVSGVFGHFGGLGRKSTTQSIDLTPPNPNRLSTSSITGSRVDSIARSPARSERASLDSQRSSVIATQPGRVERMPSFVQSPNNSETDLRLGQRGRVDSISTSVSARQSREHSRASSLAALRSPSSISLDFTKLPPPPDEISDDYESQANDFETKLRRNASFVEDQSRNNSSQVLSASASAPALSGKKSPAKPARQYAQLTEPETRVAVELIFAVINEMYTLSSAWNIRRTLLTAAKSFLLRPGNPSLLTVQSLIQSSVIDANTSDAGIATGLRKIRENTMPTEQEQESWPAQSTEEEKRELAVKARRLLIQSGVPAALMGVMGQSATGEALGRVFDCLQIEEIARGLIFGLILQAVRVLTH